In Schistocerca nitens isolate TAMUIC-IGC-003100 chromosome 10, iqSchNite1.1, whole genome shotgun sequence, a single window of DNA contains:
- the LOC126210609 gene encoding cuticle protein 6.4-like, whose amino-acid sequence MMKFLVLALCLFAAVFAAEESAPKEKRGLAYATGLGYSAPVAYSGLYNGYSAYGVPAYASGYNGYSGLGYNGLGYAAAPALGYGYHGIY is encoded by the exons ATGATGAAGTTCCTG GTCCTGGCCCTGTGCCTGTTCGCCGCCGTCTTCGCCGCTGAGGAGTCCGCCCCCAAGGAGAAGCGCGGCCTGGCCTACGCCACCGGCCTCGGCTACTCCGCCCCCGTGGCCTACTCCGGACTGTACAACGGCTACTCCGCCTACGGCGTGCCCGCCTACGCCTCCGGCTACAACGGCTACAGCGGCCTGGGATACAACGGACTGGGATACGCCGCTGCCCCCGCCCTGGGCTACGGATACCACGGCATCTACTGA